ACGGAATCGCCCGCATCGGTTTTGTATGTCTTAATCCCTTCAATTTGCGACGAATTTACAGATAAGCTTGCGTCGGGGAATGTGGTTTCCTCGATTATTACGTAGTCCTTGCCGTCGGTGCCTGTCGCCTCGTACCTGCCTGTTCGCTTTGTAGAACTCATCTCGTCGCTCCTAGTTAAATGGCAGGCGGGTTGTTAACCCCCCGACCCGAAGCCGATTATACCGCGGCGCCCCGATCCACTAGTTCCACTAACTGTTCGTATGCCCACACGCCCTTCGCAACCCCGGCCTTGAGTGCCGGTGGCATCCGAATTGCGCCGTGTCGTGTGATGAAGTTGTACGCGAAGAAATGAAGCACGATGGAGTGTTCCAGGTTCTCCAGCTTCTTACTGAAAGCGTTCGTGAGGCGTGTGAGCCGACGGCTCCGCATTCGCAGCGTGAGATTCTGTCGTTCGATGTAACTGGTGGACGCGGCCGAAAGAATCGGTTCTCCAGTGCTGGCGTGCTTTTGGCACCCGACGCATTCGGGCGGGCTGTATCGGGCTTCGTCTCGCGCCTCGTCGCCGTACACCTTAACCAGAACCGCGTGATCCACTTCGCCCCCGAATCCGTCTTCCATCGCCTGAACGTATGCCTTTAAGCCGTCTGTCGTGATCTGCACACGGTTCGCCAAGCGGCCCGCAAGGTCGCACACAAACGCACTGGCGTCGGTGAGGTCGCGAAGCCCGACCAACCACGACGGCACCAACTTCGTCTGCGCGCAAATCGCGATCCACGTCCAGATGGAACCGGCACCCGTGACCGGCTTCGCCATCGTCGCGACATTCTTTTCTTTTGCCGCTACGAACGCCCAAATCTCGTCCAACTGAAGGCTCTTGCACGGCAAGTTCCGCATCGAGTCGTACTGGCACTTTGCGCACGCTTTGCCCGCGCCCACGAGCAATTTCGTGACGGTGTTGATCGACACGCCCACCATGCGGGACGTGGAGCGAAGTGAACATCCTTCGCAAAGGCAGCGAAGGATGCGGACCCGGTCTTCGGTGGATAGGCGATTCTTTATGACATTATGCGTGAGCGGCCTTCGCTGCACAAGCTCGAAATATCGTAATTAATCTTGATTTTATCGGAAATATTAGATATTTTATCGGTGTCGCGTGACTTTTATTACCCCTGGACAGTCTTTTATGTTGCGAGAATTTTTGTTCGACGTGGCAAAGATCGTTGAAGGGGCGACCAATTCCGACTTGCAGAAGGTGGCGTCGTACACGGCCCAACTTGCTGACCGGTTGGAAGGCGCGGGCGAGACGGAGGCTGCGAATCGCATCCGGCGCATTCTCCAAAACAGCAAAGCGGGAACCTTGGGGCTCACGAAGGCAACAGGGCACAAGGCAAACGCCGCCCTTCCAGTGGACACGGAATCGCGTCTACCGGTCGCCGACGAAGAGCGGCCGATGCCCGGCGAAGTCAAGCTGGTTCTGTCCGAGGCAAGCAAGCGAGCACTTGAGCAATTCTTGAAGTTCTTCCGCGCTGCGGGTCGGCTGGTTGCTCACGGTGTCGGAGTATCGCCGTCCATCCTTCTGTACGGGCCGCCGGGGTGCGGCAAAACTCAACTGGCTCGATACGTTGCTGCAGAACTGTCACTCCCGCTCATCACTGCGAGAACCGACA
This region of Gemmata massiliana genomic DNA includes:
- a CDS encoding IS1 family transposase encodes the protein MKNRLSTEDRVRILRCLCEGCSLRSTSRMVGVSINTVTKLLVGAGKACAKCQYDSMRNLPCKSLQLDEIWAFVAAKEKNVATMAKPVTGAGSIWTWIAICAQTKLVPSWLVGLRDLTDASAFVCDLAGRLANRVQITTDGLKAYVQAMEDGFGGEVDHAVLVKVYGDEARDEARYSPPECVGCQKHASTGEPILSAASTSYIERQNLTLRMRSRRLTRLTNAFSKKLENLEHSIVLHFFAYNFITRHGAIRMPPALKAGVAKGVWAYEQLVELVDRGAAV